The Synechocystis sp. PCC 7509 genome includes a window with the following:
- a CDS encoding alpha/beta fold hydrolase, whose amino-acid sequence MATSIFERNNVKVLGKGEQTLIFSHGFGSDQTAWRHQVAAFAPKYRIVLFDHVGAGKSDFNAYSPHRYSSLYSYAEDLLDLCAELKLTKSTLIGHSVGCMIGLLAALVESNRFSKLIFLSASPRYLNDREYVGGFGRTDLDSLYAAMSSNYYSWASGFAPLVMGNSDRPELAQEFARTLTEIRPDIAQAVARVIFESDHRQDLPRLQVPTLILQPSHDPAVPEEVGQYMADKIKHNKFIPIAAEGHLPHLSAPEVVTKAIASWLGE is encoded by the coding sequence ATGGCAACTAGCATTTTTGAGCGCAATAATGTCAAAGTTTTGGGCAAAGGCGAACAAACATTAATTTTTTCCCACGGTTTCGGCTCCGATCAAACAGCTTGGCGACATCAAGTAGCCGCCTTTGCGCCCAAGTACCGGATTGTATTATTTGACCATGTGGGCGCGGGAAAATCAGATTTTAATGCTTATAGTCCCCATCGTTACAGCAGCCTTTATAGTTATGCGGAAGATTTGTTAGATTTGTGCGCCGAGTTGAAGCTAACTAAGTCTACTTTGATCGGTCATTCGGTGGGGTGCATGATTGGTTTGTTGGCGGCTTTGGTTGAAAGTAATCGCTTTAGTAAGCTAATTTTTCTGAGCGCTTCTCCCCGTTATCTCAACGATCGCGAATATGTCGGCGGATTTGGACGCACCGATTTAGATAGCTTGTACGCGGCGATGTCTTCTAATTACTATAGTTGGGCTAGTGGTTTTGCACCCTTAGTTATGGGTAATAGCGATCGCCCAGAATTGGCTCAAGAATTTGCCAGAACTTTAACCGAGATTCGCCCAGATATCGCCCAAGCTGTAGCACGAGTAATTTTTGAATCCGATCATCGCCAAGATTTGCCGCGCTTGCAAGTCCCCACACTAATTTTACAACCCAGTCACGATCCTGCCGTACCCGAAGAAGTGGGGCAATATATGGCAGATAAAATTAAGCATAATAAATTTATCCCCATTGCTGCGGAGGGACATTTACCTCATCTCAGTGCGCCGGAAGTCGTTACAAAAGCGATCGCATCATGGCTTGGCGAATAA
- a CDS encoding ATP-dependent Clp protease ATP-binding subunit, with protein MFERFTEKAIKVIMLAQEEARRLGHNFVGTEQILLGLIGEGTGVAAKVLRSMGVNLKDARIEVEKIIGRGSGFVAVEIPFTPRAKRVLELSLEEARQLGHNYIGTEHLLLGLIREGEGVAARVLENLGVDLSKVRTQVIRMLGETAEVNAGSPSGRTKTPTLDEFGSNLTQMAADGKLDPVVGRAKEIERVIQILGRRTKNNPVLIGEPGVGKTAIAEGLASRIANKDIPDILEDKRVVTLDIGLLVAGTKYRGEFEERLKKIMDEIRSAGNVILVIDEVHTLIGAGAAEGAIDAANILKPALARGELQCIGATTLDEYRKHIERDAALERRFQPVMVGEPSVDETIEILFGLRERYEQHHKLKISDEALFAAAKLSDRYISDRFLPDKAIDLMDEAGSRVRLINSALPPAAKDLDKELRKVLKEKDDAVRGQDFGKAGELRDREMEIKGEIRALSQNKANTTRPDGEDAPVVTEEDIAHIVASWTGVPVSKLTESESEKLMHMEDTLHQRLIGQEEAVRAVSKAIRRARVGLKNPNRPIASFVFSGPTGVGKTELTKSLAAYFFGSEDAMIRLDMSEYMERHTVSKLIGSPPGYVGYNEGGQLTEAVRRRPYTVVLFDEIEKAHPDVFNMLLQILEDGRLTDAKGRTVDFKNTLLILTSNIGSKVIEKGAAGLGFELAQDVAESQYNRIKSLVNEELKQYFRPEFLNRLDEIIVFRQLTRDEVKEIADILLKEVFNRLMEKGITLDVTERFKDRLVEEGYNPSYGARPLRRAIMRLLEDSLAEEILSGRVRDGDTALVDVDETGIVKVVSEPTTRELLPQGVDLTKGA; from the coding sequence ATGTTTGAACGCTTCACAGAAAAAGCCATTAAGGTGATCATGCTGGCCCAGGAAGAAGCCCGCCGCCTGGGTCACAACTTCGTAGGAACAGAACAGATCCTCCTGGGTCTGATCGGCGAAGGAACGGGCGTAGCAGCAAAAGTCTTGAGGTCAATGGGTGTCAATCTCAAAGATGCTCGGATTGAAGTAGAAAAAATTATCGGTCGTGGTTCGGGCTTTGTCGCAGTGGAAATTCCATTTACGCCACGCGCGAAGCGAGTTCTAGAACTATCTCTAGAAGAAGCACGACAATTAGGACATAACTATATTGGCACAGAACACTTACTACTAGGCTTAATCCGCGAAGGAGAAGGCGTAGCGGCTAGAGTATTAGAAAACTTAGGCGTAGACTTATCAAAAGTTCGCACCCAAGTAATTCGGATGCTAGGAGAAACCGCCGAAGTTAATGCCGGGTCGCCGTCAGGACGAACCAAAACACCCACATTGGATGAATTTGGCTCAAACTTGACGCAAATGGCAGCCGATGGCAAGCTAGATCCGGTAGTTGGTCGTGCCAAAGAAATTGAGCGCGTAATTCAAATATTGGGTCGGCGGACAAAAAACAACCCCGTATTGATTGGCGAACCCGGCGTTGGTAAAACTGCGATCGCTGAAGGGTTAGCTTCACGAATTGCTAATAAAGATATACCAGATATCCTCGAAGATAAGCGCGTAGTTACCCTCGATATTGGATTATTGGTAGCTGGGACTAAATATCGCGGTGAATTTGAAGAACGCCTGAAAAAAATCATGGACGAAATTCGTTCGGCGGGGAACGTGATTTTGGTGATTGACGAGGTGCATACTCTCATCGGTGCGGGCGCAGCCGAAGGCGCTATTGACGCGGCAAATATCCTCAAACCAGCCTTGGCAAGAGGAGAATTGCAGTGTATTGGTGCAACAACTTTAGACGAATACCGCAAGCACATTGAACGCGATGCTGCTTTAGAACGCCGCTTTCAACCTGTAATGGTGGGCGAACCCTCGGTAGATGAAACTATTGAGATATTGTTTGGTTTACGGGAACGCTACGAGCAACACCACAAACTAAAAATCTCTGATGAAGCTTTGTTTGCCGCCGCTAAACTATCTGACCGTTACATAAGCGATCGCTTTTTACCCGACAAAGCTATCGATTTGATGGACGAAGCAGGCTCTAGAGTGCGGTTAATTAATTCAGCACTTCCACCCGCCGCCAAAGATTTAGACAAAGAATTGCGTAAAGTCTTAAAAGAAAAAGACGACGCAGTCCGGGGACAAGATTTTGGTAAAGCTGGAGAATTGCGCGATCGTGAAATGGAAATCAAAGGCGAAATCCGCGCCCTATCGCAAAATAAAGCTAATACCACCCGCCCAGATGGAGAAGATGCCCCCGTCGTTACCGAAGAAGATATTGCCCATATCGTTGCTTCTTGGACAGGTGTACCCGTTAGCAAGCTGACCGAATCGGAATCCGAGAAGCTGATGCACATGGAAGACACCCTGCACCAGCGTTTAATCGGGCAAGAAGAAGCAGTTAGAGCGGTTTCTAAGGCTATTCGCCGCGCTCGTGTGGGCTTAAAAAATCCCAACCGACCGATCGCAAGTTTTGTCTTCTCTGGCCCTACTGGAGTAGGAAAAACCGAGTTAACTAAGTCTTTAGCGGCTTATTTCTTCGGTTCGGAAGACGCGATGATCCGGCTCGATATGTCGGAATATATGGAGCGTCACACCGTATCCAAGCTAATTGGTTCGCCTCCAGGGTACGTAGGTTACAACGAAGGCGGTCAGCTAACAGAAGCTGTACGTCGTCGTCCTTACACGGTGGTGCTGTTTGATGAAATTGAAAAAGCCCACCCCGATGTATTCAATATGCTCTTGCAGATATTGGAAGATGGGCGGTTAACGGATGCTAAAGGTCGCACGGTAGACTTCAAAAATACCTTGCTGATTTTGACTTCTAACATCGGTTCTAAGGTGATTGAAAAAGGTGCGGCGGGTTTAGGTTTTGAATTGGCTCAAGACGTGGCAGAATCCCAATACAACCGGATTAAGTCGCTAGTTAATGAAGAACTTAAGCAATACTTCCGTCCAGAGTTCTTAAACCGACTAGACGAGATTATTGTCTTCCGTCAGTTGACTAGAGACGAAGTGAAGGAAATTGCCGATATCCTGCTCAAGGAAGTATTCAATCGTCTAATGGAAAAGGGTATTACCTTAGACGTTACCGAACGCTTCAAAGATCGCTTGGTAGAAGAAGGATACAACCCCAGCTACGGAGCAAGACCATTGCGCCGCGCCATTATGCGCTTGCTGGAAGACAGCCTAGCTGAGGAAATTTTATCGGGTCGCGTCCGCGATGGCGATACGGCGTTGGTTGATGTCGATGAAACGGGAATAGTTAAAGTAGTTTCCGAGCCGACAACCCGCGAGTTATTACCCCAAGGTGTTGATTTAACTAAGGGTGCGTAA
- a CDS encoding Uma2 family endonuclease: protein MSVTTYKWTIERYHQAISAELFDSESVELLRGDIIVMPPEGETHAYYNSEVGEMSH from the coding sequence ATGAGTGTCACTACCTACAAATGGACAATTGAACGCTACCATCAGGCGATTTCTGCGGAGCTTTTTGACAGCGAATCCGTCGAGCTATTGCGTGGAGATATTATAGTTATGCCCCCAGAGGGAGAAACCCATGCCTACTACAACAGCGAAGTCGGAGAGATGTCACATTAA
- the ilvB gene encoding biosynthetic-type acetolactate synthase large subunit — protein sequence MAPIVVARRVTGGFALIDSLKRHGVEHIFGYPGGAILPLYDELYKAEALGGIQHILVRHEQGAAHAADGYARATGKVGVCFATSGPGATNLVTGIATAQMDSIPMVIVTGQVSRAAIGTDAFQETDIYGITLPIVKHSYVVRDVKDMARIVAEAFYIASSGRPGPVLIDVPKDVGLEEFEYVPVEPGTVKLPGYRPTVKGNPRQINAAWELMQNSRRPLLYVGGGAIAAGAHHEIKQIAELFNIPVTTTLMGKGAFDENHPLALGMLGMHGTAYANFSVSECDLLICIGARFDDRVTGKLDEFASRAQVIHIDIDPAEVGKNRVPEVPIVGDVKQVLIDLLALCQTKGDRVCTPNQTQEWLHRINTWRRDYPLVVPHHADSMSPQEVIFELATQAPDAYYTTDVGQHQMWSAQFLKNGPRRWISSAGLGTMGYGLPAAMGAKVALPTEEVICISGDASFQMNLQELGTLAHYGINVKIVIINNGWQGMVRQWQQAFYGERYSSSNMEPAMPNFEMLAQAYGIKGITISSREELPEAIAQMLAHNGPVLIDAHVTRDENCYPMVAPGKSNSQMIGLPEIVKSEQVEPVYCSCGAKNLSNNFCPECGTKL from the coding sequence AGCTTTATAAAGCTGAAGCCCTCGGCGGTATTCAGCACATTTTAGTTAGACACGAACAAGGGGCGGCTCATGCGGCGGATGGTTATGCTCGTGCGACGGGAAAAGTAGGCGTGTGTTTTGCAACTTCCGGCCCTGGAGCAACAAACCTAGTTACAGGCATTGCTACTGCGCAAATGGACTCGATCCCGATGGTAATTGTGACCGGACAAGTAAGTCGCGCGGCGATCGGCACAGATGCTTTTCAAGAAACCGATATTTACGGAATTACGCTGCCGATTGTCAAGCATTCCTATGTAGTGCGCGATGTCAAAGATATGGCGCGGATTGTGGCTGAAGCATTTTATATTGCTAGTAGCGGCAGACCGGGGCCGGTTTTAATCGATGTCCCCAAAGATGTTGGTTTAGAGGAATTTGAGTATGTGCCTGTAGAACCAGGTACGGTTAAGTTGCCGGGGTATCGTCCCACAGTCAAAGGTAATCCCCGTCAAATCAATGCGGCTTGGGAATTAATGCAGAATTCGCGTCGCCCATTACTGTATGTAGGCGGGGGGGCAATTGCTGCGGGCGCTCATCATGAGATTAAGCAAATTGCCGAGTTATTTAATATCCCCGTCACAACAACACTAATGGGTAAGGGTGCTTTTGATGAAAATCATCCTTTGGCTTTGGGAATGCTGGGAATGCACGGCACGGCTTACGCTAATTTTTCCGTTAGTGAGTGCGATTTATTAATTTGTATAGGGGCAAGGTTTGACGATCGCGTTACGGGGAAACTAGACGAATTTGCCTCTCGCGCTCAAGTTATTCACATCGATATCGATCCGGCGGAAGTTGGCAAAAACCGCGTCCCTGAAGTGCCAATTGTGGGAGATGTCAAGCAGGTACTAATCGATTTATTGGCTTTATGTCAAACTAAAGGCGATCGCGTTTGTACCCCAAATCAAACTCAAGAATGGTTACACCGCATTAATACTTGGCGACGAGACTACCCTTTAGTTGTGCCTCATCATGCCGATAGTATGTCGCCTCAAGAAGTAATTTTTGAACTAGCGACTCAAGCACCAGATGCTTACTACACAACGGATGTGGGACAACATCAAATGTGGTCAGCACAGTTTTTAAAAAATGGACCCCGGCGCTGGATTTCTAGCGCTGGCTTGGGGACTATGGGTTACGGTTTGCCGGCGGCAATGGGCGCAAAAGTAGCATTGCCTACCGAAGAAGTCATTTGTATTAGTGGCGATGCTAGTTTTCAAATGAATTTACAAGAATTAGGTACACTTGCACATTACGGCATAAATGTCAAGATAGTAATTATAAACAATGGTTGGCAAGGAATGGTACGCCAATGGCAGCAGGCATTTTATGGGGAGCGTTATTCATCGTCCAATATGGAGCCAGCAATGCCCAACTTTGAAATGTTGGCTCAGGCTTACGGGATTAAGGGAATAACAATTAGCAGCCGGGAAGAATTGCCAGAGGCGATCGCCCAAATGTTAGCGCACAATGGCCCAGTGTTGATAGACGCTCACGTTACTAGAGATGAAAACTGCTACCCAATGGTTGCGCCTGGTAAGAGCAATTCACAAATGATTGGTTTACCGGAGATTGTCAAGTCCGAACAAGTAGAGCCAGTTTACTGTAGTTGCGGCGCTAAAAATTTGAGTAATAATTTTTGTCCTGAGTGCGGCACTAAATTGTAA